DNA sequence from the Thunnus maccoyii chromosome 7, fThuMac1.1, whole genome shotgun sequence genome:
ATTGGTAGGGTGTGATGTTCATTTCAGCATACCTATGTTTTACCACGtgaattttatttcaataaaatgtttaactttACAAGTGGTTAACCAGTTATTCCACACAATAGTGTTTACAAGTAAGTGGCAGCAATAGTTAATTTCTGtgaattaaaattttaatgttGCAACTAGATTAGTGGATCATGAGAGACAAATTTACGCAAATACTTTAACATGTTGTAAATTCCTACAATCTGTAACTTTAACGCATGATCGGAGTATTAGACCACTTTTTTTAGACCACTCTGGTGTACAGAGTGAATGCactatgttttttgtttttttcttacagtaCAACCACTGTAGCGACTGCACTTGACACTAAGCAGGCAGCCATGTTGGCAACATAGGTAAGCATGATCAACTACTCACTCCAGCACAGTGAACAGCATCAAGGTCACCACCAGTGCACACAGAGACGCGCCAGAACCAATGAATGTCAGCTTGGTCAAAATAAGCTCTTCCTCGGGACTCCACTGGGACAGAAGAGAAAGTGTGGGcgtgtgagggagagagagaggggaaggttGTCAGAGTGGCCTGGTTGTTAATGAGCAGTCATCCCATTACTAAAATATCACGGGTTTTCATCTTATTCCCTCTCAAATACACTGACACTCCTGCCGCTAAACTGAATTTATATAATAgctaaatgccaaaaatgtacAATGCATTTTTCAACAGGATAGGGACACAAGGAGTGACACCTGCTGGTTAATATAATGTACTGCAAATCCTATCCATAATTTTAGAGGTCAAAGATCATGACCTGGATTTAGACttcaaatcaatttattttatgtattgtaAATTGTATTAATCATTTCTATggcaaaaacattttgtcacaaTTATGAAAAAGTAACTATCACGTATGAACAATATGACATAAGCTCTAAAAGCTACTTATAACCTTAACCAGTTTTAATTTGAGTCAAACAGAAAGTCAAACAGATAGTATACTTTACAGTACATTTTCCCTCATGCAACCTCTGATTCAGTATGTGTGATTTTACTTACtgcatcataaaacatctcCTAAGTTACCTTTGATTCCAGGTAATTCATCAGTACTGCAAAGTTAGTGGTGTGGTTACACAGGCAGGAAGTGACACCAGAGCTGGCAAAGGTCACTCTGCAACCATCACTGGACCAGCTATTGGCATGACTATGCCTGCAaagcacaacaaacaaaaacacaaaaacacaatcacaaacTGATCCAATTCAAAGAgtagaaacatttaatttttaacacAAAGAATTTGTCTATAGACTCTATTTTTCTGAGGATATCTTGTTTTGGAGTGAAACACCTCAGCAGCACTGAAAGAGTGGTCTATgtcttaaaaaacacacaataagaGACAATATACTCTAGCTTATTGgaaatgagctgtttttaatatttaccCAACAAACTAATCCAGACAACATAAGTGGCCCACTTCAGCATTGCCtgaagtgggccacttcaggtAATAATgcagcactgctggccttcttctggcccagacaaaatgaatgtgagcctgaaatggcccacatgtaaaatttCCAAATATGGCTCAAATATCCCAAACCAAATGTGGGGCTTTTCTGGTAGAGATGTGGTGCCCTCGGGTATGTGAATTCTGGAtgtggtttatctggtttgttcttggtcGACATATGGCATTGTTatggcttgcttgtggcccagatctggggAAAAGGAGCGGACCACCCGAGTGCCATCATTCCAAGCGGTATGTGGGCTGGATGAAAGTGTCAAAAGTGTCGGGTGTGGGccggatctgggccacagcaataTTGCTATCTGGGAAATCACATTAACTTAACAGGCCTGTTTACGTCACAAAGTTGTTGGTCAAACTTACATCAGGCTGAAATTCCAAAAGGCACAAACAGGAGTAACTCTCTGTGAATACTCCacctacaaacaaaaaaaaacatgtttgcatttgtttttcttctctgtctttttctctcaacataTTATTTTGGACTTCTAAAATCCCTGTGCTTCTTgcggggaaaaaaaatcctctgtgATGACATGGTCTATTTGGTAATTATTTCAATTACAACTCCACCATACTACTATAGTCTGCCATCAGCATGAATTTCAGTCAGAACTCCATGTTTTAAGGGTCAGGAGGCTTTTGGACAAATCAAAACTACACTGCAAAAAGTAGCCATCATAACAAATTGCGGGCCAGTAAAGTCGTAGTAGTTGCAAACAgatatatgtgtttatttatctatttgtcagcaactataactcctcctgtgggcacacaatataaaatatgtctacATAGGAGAATGTATAATCGTATTAATACTGTAGATTAATATACGATATCCCTTGTTATTCTACATTTAGAACCTTACAAAAGTCTTTTAAATACCATTTTAAGCATTGAAATGATAGCAACACCAAATCATCACATAGTaccaacatattttttctgtgatCAGCTTTTCCTCAACCCCACCCGCTGACAGTACCACATGTGATGAGGAAAGGGTGTACTGGACGGCCACAGGGATAGTTTGGGCCTTGGATGTGTCACGGACGGTGGCTGATATGACAGCAGAAGCCAGGTGACCTGGGAGAATTCTGGGAAAGCGGAAAATGGTTACCAGTTACAACTTACAACTTCAAAGTCATGAACAATTTAAAAATTTTGATCCAATTTGCAGGTATCCACTGTCTGAATCATCCCAAGTTTAAGGTGATGAAAGTAACCATGCAATCACACCTGGAAGAATTTCTTTGGTTCAATCCAAAGTGGATAAGTTAACTTTCAGatttacttttttgtatttGGTTTGATTGCTTTCACTGGTGAGAAACCCTTCAATCAGATTTGAAACAatgtggagaggaggaaagtACCTTTATatagttttacatgttttcagtaAGATTTAAGTGTTGTTGGGTTATCGTTTTTAATAAGGAAATAACCTTTATTGTATCTAAAGTTGAACATTGTGGTTTCTGCAGATGAGATGCTTGTAACAATTGATTTCAAGAACTGCTgagttataaaaacaaaattaaaagaaagtCAAGACAAGCTGAATAAGACTGAGGTGTTTATCATGAGTGAGTTGACTTTCAGAATAGTAAGAGACAGATAGAAGACACAGTAACTGAGAACATAAGAGTATTCCACATGTAAATTACAGCCAACCTTTTAACTTTCTCTTGTTGACTCTGTGGAGGTTCCTGTGCATCAGATACAATCTCACTCAGGTGGCTGTAGTGGGTATgaataaacatcacttcctcaTATCCTGATTGGAGAGAAGGGAGGCACAGAGAAATGTTAGTTTTTAGCCTCTCATGATACAAAATTGTTTGTTGAGCATGATCATCATCAGTTCCAACAGTGCCCCACTTCACAGATACCTACTTTCAAATTCAGCGTTCAGCGCTGGTTCcaaaatttacattatttttatttttcactacAACTCTTTTCACTAGACAAACCATCTACATCCAGattaatatgtttgtttgttttttaccttatattgtattgttttatattgttgctTTTGATATTAACATTAAACCAAAGTATTCAGTtagttattttgataatcatttacACATAAGAACCAAATACAGTCTAAATGTGACAGTCTTTGCTGAGTTTGATAAATGGATGATTCTTATCAACAAAGTACAGAGCTGCTTTAACGATGTAGACAATGAAGGCTTTCTTTTTCAACTAATAAGTATATTTAACCATAAGGCAGCAGGAAGAATGGAATGTGCTTTGTATCAGGTATGAGCTTAGATTTTTCTTTCGAGAcagagtgaaatgaaaaatacattttacaagttCTAATCCTGTGTCTGTATTAATTATTCACTAATGTCTTGTTACATGCTATacgtgttaaaaaaaaaagtagtaataATAGAGTAGTTCTATATCAAAATCCCTCTCTTGAACTCAGGGGCAGTTTAATAAATTTATCTGATTAAGTAAGTAATTGAGAGCAGCAGGAAGATATTTGGGCACATGTGCATGTCATCTATATATTAAATCATGTAACACATATTTGTACAGTATCATACTTAGAAGATACATAGAAGATTTTTCCTTCCCATTTGGGTTAGGCTCTATGACAAATGTATTTTCGTGTGTGTTTCCTACCCAGTGAGTGTATCCTCTGGAGCTCAGCATCTGGGATAAGCAGTTCATCCTGACCACCTCTGCTGGTGGTGTGAGAGCTGACCGCAGATGGCTTGAAGGATTGAGTACAGCTCTCCTCAGACAGCTTCTGCCACTTCATGTGCACATCTGGCCACAAAGACAGCAGAGGACACCCAGGCATAAAGACAAATTAACAACAACCATACCCACAGAAATGCAagaagaatattttatttatctgtcatctgacttttttctctcttctagTGAAATGTGTTCCAGAcagctttgtgagtaaaatgtttgtgagtaaaatgttcagcTGTGAAATCCAATCTTTCTACAATTTCTCCATCAATTTTGATCACCACTAAAACTGTGCCTCCTGTATTTTGAACTAAGCACTGACAgacaataattattttctttgataTGTGTTATGATGTTTTCATTACCTATATTTTTGGTTGAAAGAGTGAATCCTCTTCTCTCAACAGACATTATGTCTGCAAGAGTTTCAGTGAGATTGTCAATGCTCTTGACAATAGTAAATGGCCCCACGCTGACCTGTACAAGAAACACAGACCCAGCAACAAAGTCAGACTGAGATTCATGGAGGAGAAAGGATGACTTTGTGCAGTTAAGCAAGTTGATAAAATGCTTATATACCGTGTTTTGGGCCATTTTacaattttctttctctcaaaaaactgacaaatacaTAACTCTTTCTAAATGTATATGTGATGAAAAAGACCTTAAGGGCATACtttgcaggattttcctaaaaacaatgtatagactcatacaaaaataatctctctcaatcatcacttatgactcTCTAAAAGTGTGTGGCGATGTATatatctacagagactctgccctctgcctgtattttcttattattttgctgtgtttgggatgtttctgggcgtcaacctttgggTAGTAGGTTTGTAGCCTCCAGCCAATATCAGCATGCATGGTGcacaaaatccagcaatgtGGCACCTTCTTGCAGGATTGTGCGGcagtgtgggcatgtttatttgtgctttagaatgcAACCACCATtgaacaatcagaaaataacgttcgatttatctgattcactgctttgctCTTGCTAGTGCactccatctcttcattcactctctagctcacttgaccactgctgctctctctcgtTCTGGTGTCATTGCACCGGGGAAGAGGGGACAACTTTGAATGATGTGTTaacaaacaccaaccaacaaatcctgcatagtgtgCCTTTAAAACATCAGTCTACAAAAAGGGCAGGTAACAGCAACACCAAGAACACAATCTGGATGTAACCATTCCTCAAATTATTGAGGTTGGAGATATCATAAAACATGGCAAGAGACCTTACTAAGACCTTGTTTGGTTGTTACATATACGGTTCTTCCACACAACCCAGAAACATCTTaggtttgtttttctgactgGTTAGACAGGGTTTCCAGCATTAGCTTGGCTACCATATCATACTAACTACTTCCCAGGGTAAACAGAGGATTttctcttcatccctcaccccaTCCTCTGTCAGGCCCATCCACTGCGTCGCCATATGGGGCTCCAGCATCAAACTCGCCACCTTTAAATAGTTGGTAGCAATGGACACCATTGCCTCTGCTGCATCAGCTCCAGCAGAGTTAGTGCTAGCCAGTGCAGTCAGGTCCATCTCAATCATCTGGGAGAGGTAGAGGACATCACTCGACGTGAGGAGGTTTGGGCTACCGGCCTCCACTGTGTGTAGGACAGCCTGGGTCAGGTGCTGCAGCAAGGTCAGGTCTCTGTCCCAGGAGATGTTGAcgctcagctcctccatcacctAAGGAAGAAAAGCATATATAAAGATTTCAATTCACCAAGTACAAGAGGTTCTCTACTATTTTGACCCAGGAAATAAGTCCTGACAAATATCCCATGTTGGGGAAGTTACTCAGAAAAAGTTATTACTCACCTAAAATTGTCACAAGATGATTTTTAAAGAGGAgagtaattttcttttttgtcatacTAGTAATACTAGTAATTACTAGATGATGTGCTACAGACAGCTTTACAACTCACAGGTTTGGTCAAAGGATCCTTGCTCAATCTGCTGAAGAATGGCGTCTTTGGTAAACTGAAAACATCTATCACTTCTGCAAATAGAGATAGAgacaaatataatacaatataatgcatTCTAATACAGCAAGACCACAAATTACAGCCTTAGAAATCACACTAGATTCAACACTGGATCAACATTGTTGACACTATGTTGACGCAGTGTCATCaacaattaaaattttaaaatgattcaaagATAGCATTTATTACAGGACTGTTAGATTGGACTGTCTGGCAATGTTCAAGTAATGTTATACTTCTATGGTCTGTCAGGGTAAGATTCAGTAAAACCAAATGATCACATTATATTAAGAATAAGGTGCATAAAAAGTTGTTATCATTGGCACCTTTTTTAAACTGGCAGACAGCGCCTTTGAGTGAGTCACACTCAGCATGGTCCCAGCTCCCGATATCAGGGTCAAAGACGCCACAATCCTTATCAGACTGAGGACCGTGGAGGAACTGAAAGGAGAAATTCTGATTCTGTGAGGAATTTCCATCCCGGAGGGAATCCAACAACGAATTTTCTAACGAAGAGATGTTACCTAGAGAAAGAAATGGTGAAGGTTATTCTTAATGTTAAAttcatgaatgaaatgaaaaaggaaCACATCAAGACCAAACGTCATGTCCAGTCATAGCAGTGTGAATAATGCTACACTTCAGAAATCTTGCAAagtcaaaataatcaaacagcACATCAAGAttgtaaaacaacacattttttaacactACTTCTGGATTCTGATGAGAGGACTGGTTGATAGAATGACTAAATCCATGGCAGTTCAGTTACAGTAGTAGTATGGCCAGTATATGTCTAAAGGGGTCTGATGAAGGACAAAAATAAGAAGTCTGACAGGGTAGAAGGTAACCAAAAGACTGCAGGATCAATCCCTGAAACAGCCAGTCCTTCAACATCAACATAACCTGAATCTCTCTGTAAGTTGCTCTTGAAAAGATTGTCAAATAAATCTGTTACCTCTGTAACTGATAATCACTGAAGGAGTGAAAGCATACTATCCTTTCTGCATGTTCAGTTCCAGGAGGGGGAGTGAGAGTTTTGGATTCTCATTACTCACTGGGGAACATGATGTCAGAACGGGAGAAGTTTGTTTTGAAGGGTGGGATTCAGGGTGACGTGAGtcacaaaacatttacaagAACTGCTAAGAGCATTACTGTTTGCCAATTACAACCTCATCACCATCTCACTTATTCTTCAGAGGGGGAGAGCAGGAGgcagcaaaagaaaacagagattTCCTCTTGCCTTCAATGTCATTAAACATCCAGTGGTGGTTaatgttaagtgtgtgtgttaactgtatgtgtatgtatatacagtaaacacacacatgtgtgtgtttgccaaaGCATGCCATAAATTCAGAAAAAGGGTAGGGATCTCTTGATCAAGCTTTTTTGCTGATCCCGCTGTGAGTCATTTAATAATGGGTACTTGCTAATACCAAGCCCTGAACTGATGTCTAAATTTTCCTACATAACACAGCTTTAGTGTGGACCAATACTATCACTGAATTCACATAGTAGCTGCTGCTTTCTATTAATTCCAGACTGCAAACTGCATTAGCAGCAGTTTGCTGTATTCACATGCTGAAGAGAGGCTCCAACATAAATGTGAAGGTGAAGTTGGCAACTTCataacataatgtaataaaaatagtGAAGTTAACAGTCCGCCTGTCTCACTTGGAAACACTCTACAGGCACTGTAGATATTGATTGTAACATTTTCTTAAGTTACTCTAGAACAGTTCTGGAAAAAAGATCTGGAATAGATCAGGAAAGGCCAAAAGTGTTCAAGATAGCACTTGGGTAAAATTCTTATCTTGTCTTAGTTTTTTGCAATAAAATGTTCTTGCAGTTTCCACACTTTGAGcccatgttttaaaatattttttcataaacagatttatttgtttgagGTGGGACACAACTAATTGTGTCCCACTGTGTACTTATTGTAACTATTTCCCTTATTATTTGATAATTCTCCTATTTCAATTAGATCAGTCGATAACAAGTTGTCAAAGCCTGTTATTTTATGCAACCAGCTGCTATGTAAATTACATCATGCTTGGACCAGATAAGACAGATGAGAGTGTGGGTGGAGAGGAAGACAGGACAGACAAAGAGCATATTTGGGTCCAGATTTATCTGCAATTTAGTCATAGGATTTATTTTATCCTGCTTGGAGTGCCAGATGGGTGGAGTTTACCACATCAGGCAAGCTCAGATTTTGGCATGTTCCTGAAAATGTGCAGTCCAAAATGACTTTCAAATGGTCTCtatgtgattatttttctaCATAGCAACCCCACCCATTCCTAGTGCTAAAGAAGTTACACTGTAAACATCATTTGAAAGTAATGCTGAACTATAAGAATGGACCTTGCGCATAGATAGGAGTCTCCTCTGTTTTTAAAGTGTAAACCATTGCTGCATTTCCCTGTACTTGGAGATTAAATCTGCTTTGATTTAGATTCTGGTAACTCTTCAGCTTCTTCCCATCCCCATGCTGCATCCTGCCTAATGTACCTTGACAAGGGCTGTCTTTCAACAGCTTCGTAAGGGAGGACTCTATTTCCATGGCTGCTTCACTCCACTTGAACACCAGCCCAGAGGAAATGGGTGAACACTCCTTTTCCATGGTGTCGATTTCGCTGCTGTCCAGTACCCGATCCCAAATGTGGAGCTCTGTGATGCTCCCTGAGAATGACTCATCCTTCTTAAATGAGCCTCCAAAGGTGTCCTGCTCCTGCCCGATAATGAAAAGACCGTCTGGGCCAATGCTGTCAGCACTGTTTAGGCCATCGCCATTGGAGATCGGAAGGCCATCAATAAATAGTGCCCAGCGTCCACCATTCTGGCTCCAAGAAACGCAGACTGAGTGCCAGGATCCGTTGTGGTCAAAGGCTTCCTTGTAAGCACCATGCTTACCATGGACCAGCAGAGCCAGCTGCACAGGCTTTCCCTGGATCAGGTTCGCACGGAGCTGGAACTCATTAATATATGACTGGATGGAATAAGAGAAGATGGTGGAAAATCCAAAGCAATTCAGATCGAAGCGGAGACGGGTGCAAACGGTCACAGAGCCCATGGAAGGGAACTTGTGTAGAAGACGGGCATTCTTTCTGTCTGAGCGCCCAATGAACTCCAGAATCAAGGTCTTGGAAGAACGTTTTTTTTCACCCCAcactgagagaggaaagaggcaTTACTATGAAGTAAAAATCCTGGCATAGCTCTTGGAAAAGATAGAAACTAATCATAAAATTAATGTTGTGGTCCTATTCCTACTGTAAACACAAGTGggaaacatttattcattgagGCTAGGAGTGTTGTATAGCAGGATCATCAGTCCCATTTTATACTCTTAATAACTTTTTAAGTCAGTGAATAAGTGGAAAGGCATCTTGGACAAGAAACACAATAAGCGTACTAGTTAAAAATAAAGAGTGCTAATATATCTACATAAAGTATCAGAAAAGGCACACTAAACCTACttttcagatgtgtgattttccTGGCAATCCACACAGGTTCAGAGATGTTCAAGGACTTTAAAAAGCTGGTTAGGTCTTGGTTCTCTGCTGGGCTGGAGACAGTGGCTAGGGCACCATCGCGCTGATCGCACAGTTCGCCTGCCGCGGACCATTTCAGCCGATCAGGGACATACTCGTAGTAGGACTCATCAAATGTAAGGGTTCTGGTTTCCAGTGTAAAAGCTGttcaaaaaaagaggaaagataTGTTGGCCAGATATTAGTGGAAAGATCTCAAAAAAGACCTTCCAGACAgcatttgtaaaataaaaaaaaaatcaggcagACATTTTAATCCTGTTGAGATCACATCTGGGGCCTCCTGCTAAAATAAATGCTCTAGTATCTGGGCCCTGCATACCTAGGTGCAACCATACATATGATTTTTAATTATTCTGGCAgattagacctcttctcagGACTGTATGGGCACTCACAGAATGTGTTCGATTACCATTTTCCTTACTATCTTCTGTTAGTTTTGTTGAAAATGCTAGGGTTGGACAAATTACACCTTTATCATTCTTATTG
Encoded proteins:
- the LOC121900138 gene encoding adhesion G-protein coupled receptor D2 isoform X1; amino-acid sequence: MRMRWLLFPNLGLLVCFHSYVSAFTLETRTLTFDESYYEYVPDRLKWSAAGELCDQRDGALATVSSPAENQDLTSFLKSLNISEPVWIARKITHLKMWGEKKRSSKTLILEFIGRSDRKNARLLHKFPSMGSVTVCTRLRFDLNCFGFSTIFSYSIQSYINEFQLRANLIQGKPVQLALLVHGKHGAYKEAFDHNGSWHSVCVSWSQNGGRWALFIDGLPISNGDGLNSADSIGPDGLFIIGQEQDTFGGSFKKDESFSGSITELHIWDRVLDSSEIDTMEKECSPISSGLVFKWSEAAMEIESSLTKLLKDSPCQGNISSLENSLLDSLRDGNSSQNQNFSFQFLHGPQSDKDCGVFDPDIGSWDHAECDSLKGAVCQFKKEVIDVFSLPKTPFFSRLSKDPLTKPVMEELSVNISWDRDLTLLQHLTQAVLHTVEAGSPNLLTSSDVLYLSQMIEMDLTALASTNSAGADAAEAMVSIATNYLKVASLMLEPHMATQWMGLTEDGVSVGPFTIVKSIDNLTETLADIMSVERRGFTLSTKNIDVHMKWQKLSEESCTQSFKPSAVSSHTTSRGGQDELLIPDAELQRIHSLGYEEVMFIHTHYSHLSEIVSDAQEPPQSQQEKVKRILPGHLASAVISATVRDTSKAQTIPVAVQYTLSSSHVVEYSQRVTPVCAFWNFSLMHSHANSWSSDGCRVTFASSGVTSCLCNHTTNFAVLMNYLESKWSPEEELILTKLTFIGSGASLCALVVTLMLFTVLDIPKSDRTSIHKNLFIALICAQVILLCSGSAIHNKVACTLVAALLHLFFMAAFSWMLVEGLLLWSKVVAVNLSEDRHMKYYYLIGWGLPVLIVTITLASASGKYSADGYCWLSVQNGVIWGFAGPVIFIIMVNVMVLTRVVVITISTAKRRSIMLAMGTSPVEQAYEQIRAAVKAVLVLLPILGLTWLCGVLVPFSIVMAYIFILLNSLQGLFIFLIYGVYNTEVRSTVNRIKERRKALNFSNCASSRPSSSVTSSRPVSFPLGATASQEDEATPTFSHSNTPGLGKEEDGTRGQLSIPCDPERIENPLSQTSKGTHLHRKEPPPSEVDALPTGCSLHVPMELELTASCFPRSPAPEKSYGLVHVD
- the LOC121900138 gene encoding adhesion G-protein coupled receptor D2 isoform X2, which encodes MPQVIVVQPILVCFHSYVSAFTLETRTLTFDESYYEYVPDRLKWSAAGELCDQRDGALATVSSPAENQDLTSFLKSLNISEPVWIARKITHLKMWGEKKRSSKTLILEFIGRSDRKNARLLHKFPSMGSVTVCTRLRFDLNCFGFSTIFSYSIQSYINEFQLRANLIQGKPVQLALLVHGKHGAYKEAFDHNGSWHSVCVSWSQNGGRWALFIDGLPISNGDGLNSADSIGPDGLFIIGQEQDTFGGSFKKDESFSGSITELHIWDRVLDSSEIDTMEKECSPISSGLVFKWSEAAMEIESSLTKLLKDSPCQGNISSLENSLLDSLRDGNSSQNQNFSFQFLHGPQSDKDCGVFDPDIGSWDHAECDSLKGAVCQFKKEVIDVFSLPKTPFFSRLSKDPLTKPVMEELSVNISWDRDLTLLQHLTQAVLHTVEAGSPNLLTSSDVLYLSQMIEMDLTALASTNSAGADAAEAMVSIATNYLKVASLMLEPHMATQWMGLTEDGVSVGPFTIVKSIDNLTETLADIMSVERRGFTLSTKNIDVHMKWQKLSEESCTQSFKPSAVSSHTTSRGGQDELLIPDAELQRIHSLGYEEVMFIHTHYSHLSEIVSDAQEPPQSQQEKVKRILPGHLASAVISATVRDTSKAQTIPVAVQYTLSSSHVVEYSQRVTPVCAFWNFSLMHSHANSWSSDGCRVTFASSGVTSCLCNHTTNFAVLMNYLESKWSPEEELILTKLTFIGSGASLCALVVTLMLFTVLDIPKSDRTSIHKNLFIALICAQVILLCSGSAIHNKVACTLVAALLHLFFMAAFSWMLVEGLLLWSKVVAVNLSEDRHMKYYYLIGWGLPVLIVTITLASASGKYSADGYCWLSVQNGVIWGFAGPVIFIIMVNVMVLTRVVVITISTAKRRSIMLAMGTSPVEQAYEQIRAAVKAVLVLLPILGLTWLCGVLVPFSIVMAYIFILLNSLQGLFIFLIYGVYNTEVRSTVNRIKERRKALNFSNCASSRPSSSVTSSRPVSFPLGATASQEDEATPTFSHSNTPGLGKEEDGTRGQLSIPCDPERIENPLSQTSKGTHLHRKEPPPSEVDALPTGCSLHVPMELELTASCFPRSPAPEKSYGLVHVD
- the LOC121900138 gene encoding adhesion G-protein coupled receptor D2 isoform X3, whose translation is MRMRWLLFPNLGLLVCFHSYVSAFTLETRTLTFDESYYEYVPDRLKWSAAGELCDQRDGALATVSSPAENQDLTSFLKSLNISEPVWIARKITHLKMWGEKKRSSKTLILEFIGRSDRKNARLLHKFPSMGSVTVCTRLRFDLNCFGFSTIFSYSIQSYINEFQLRANLIQGKPVQLALLVHGKHGAYKEAFDHNGSWHSVCVSWSQNGGRWALFIDGLPISNGDGLNSADSIGPDGLFIIGQEQDTFGGSFKKDESFSGSITELHIWDRVLDSSEIDTMEKECSPISSGLVFKWSEAAMEIESSLTKLLKDSPCQGNISSLENSLLDSLRDGNSSQNQNFSFQFLHGPQSDKDCGVFDPDIGSWDHAECDSLKGAVCQFKKEVIDVFSLPKTPFFSRLSKDPLTKPVMEELSVNISWDRDLTLLQHLTQAVLHTVEAGSPNLLTSSDVLYLSQMIEMDLTALASTNSAGADAAEAMVSIATNYLKVASLMLEPHMATQWMGLTEDGVSVGPFTIVKSIDNLTETLADIMSVERRGFTLSTKNIDVHMKWQKLSEESCTQSFKPSAVSSHTTSRGGQDELLIPDAELQRIHSLGYEEVMFIHTHYSHLSEIVSDAQEPPQSQQEKVKRILPGHLASAVISATVRDTSKAQTIPVAVQYTLSSSHVVEYSQRVTPVCAFWNFSLMHSHANSWSSDGCRVTFASSGVTSCLCNHTTNFAVLMNYLESKWSPEEELILTKLTFIGSGASLCALVVTLMLFTVLDIPKSDRTSIHKNLFIALICAQVILLCSGSAIHNKVACTLVAALLHLFFMAAFSWMLVEGLLLWSKVVAVNLSEDRHMKYYYLIGWGLPVLIVTITLASASGKYSADGYCWLSVQNGVIWGFAGPVIFIIMVNVMVLTRVVVITISTAKRRSIMLAMGTSPVEQAYEQIRAAVKAVLVLLPILGLTWLCGVLVPFSIVMAYIFILLNSLQGLFIFLIYGVYNTEVRSTVNRIKERRKALNFSNCASSRPSSSVTSSRPVSFPLGATASQEDEATPTFSHSNTPGLGKEEDGTRAFQHFLPNP
- the LOC121900138 gene encoding adhesion G-protein coupled receptor D2 isoform X6; translated protein: MRMRWLLFPNLGLLVCFHSYVSAFTLETRTLTFDESYYEYVPDRLKWSAAGELCDQRDGALATVSSPAENQDLTSFLKSLNISEPVWIARKITHLKSNISSLENSLLDSLRDGNSSQNQNFSFQFLHGPQSDKDCGVFDPDIGSWDHAECDSLKGAVCQFKKEVIDVFSLPKTPFFSRLSKDPLTKPVMEELSVNISWDRDLTLLQHLTQAVLHTVEAGSPNLLTSSDVLYLSQMIEMDLTALASTNSAGADAAEAMVSIATNYLKVASLMLEPHMATQWMGLTEDGVSVGPFTIVKSIDNLTETLADIMSVERRGFTLSTKNIDVHMKWQKLSEESCTQSFKPSAVSSHTTSRGGQDELLIPDAELQRIHSLGYEEVMFIHTHYSHLSEIVSDAQEPPQSQQEKVKRILPGHLASAVISATVRDTSKAQTIPVAVQYTLSSSHVVEYSQRVTPVCAFWNFSLMHSHANSWSSDGCRVTFASSGVTSCLCNHTTNFAVLMNYLESKWSPEEELILTKLTFIGSGASLCALVVTLMLFTVLDIPKSDRTSIHKNLFIALICAQVILLCSGSAIHNKVACTLVAALLHLFFMAAFSWMLVEGLLLWSKVVAVNLSEDRHMKYYYLIGWGLPVLIVTITLASASGKYSADGYCWLSVQNGVIWGFAGPVIFIIMVNVMVLTRVVVITISTAKRRSIMLAMGTSPVEQAYEQIRAAVKAVLVLLPILGLTWLCGVLVPFSIVMAYIFILLNSLQGLFIFLIYGVYNTEVRSTVNRIKERRKALNFSNCASSRPSSSVTSSRPVSFPLGATASQEDEATPTFSHSNTPGLGKEEDGTRGQLSIPCDPERIENPLSQTSKGTHLHRKEPPPSEVDALPTGCSLHVPMELELTASCFPRSPAPEKSYGLVHVD